The window ACGGTGGCGCAGTTCAGTTTCTGGGGTAATTACATCCCGTTGGTGTTCCCGGTGCATCTGCGTGGCACGGGTGAAAGTTTTGCGGCGAACATCGGTGGTCGTGTGATCGGCACGGCGGCGGCTTGGTTCACGCTAAGTCTTTCAGCGGCCAAACCAGCGGCGGATGCCGCAGCGGCAGCTGCCAATGCAGCCGCACCGGCCATGTCTGGTCCGACGAAGATGGCGATCGTGGGTGCCTTGGTGGCGGGTGGCTATGCACTCATGGGAGCAATCCTGACGAAGTGGCTGCCGGAGCCGAAGGAAGAGGATATGAAACACTAGGTAAATGACCCATGACGAAGCTCGAATGACCAAGAAAGAGCACGGTCAGCAAAATTTGAAATAATAAAACCGGCCGTGTATTCGGCCGGTTTTGTTTTGTGAGGCTGACATTGAGGAGGCGTTCTGGCACATAGAAGGAATGAAGCCTCGTTTCTTTGCCTTGCTGGCGCTTGCTTGTGGTCTGGTGTCTTTTAATGTTAATGCGGTAACGCATTCGTTTCTCGCGTTGGGGGCGGAGACTTACATCCTGTCAGGTGAGGGGAAGGTGACATGGACTTATCCGGCGAATACGCGGGACGGTTGGGTATTGCCGGGCGGAAATGTGCTGCTGGCGCTATCGAAGTCCAAGGATTACCCAGGCGGCGCAGTCGTGGAAGTGAAGCGGGATGGGACGAAGGTGTTCGAGTTCAAGGGAACTCAAGCGGAGGTGAACACGGCACAGATGGTGGACGGCGGAAACATCATGCTGACGGAGGCGGGGTCTAAGCCGCGTTTGCTGGAGGTGAATCGCGAAGGGAAGATTCTAGTGGAGTTTCCGATCCAGTGCCAGTTGACCAATTTTCACATGCAGAGCCGGATGGCGCGCAAGTTGCCGAATGGCAATTATCTTATCCCGCAACTGCACGACAAAGTCGTGCGGGAGTATGACAAAACCGGCAAGATCGTGTGGGAGGTGCAGACGCCGAACTGGCCCTTCACGGCGATCCGGTTGGCAAACGGGAATACGCTGATCAACTGCACCTATGGCCACACGAGCATTGAGGTGGATTTAAAAGGCAAAACTGTGTGGCAATTGAGCAATACGGACCTGCCCAAGCCGCTCATCAAAGACGCGTGCGGAGCGCAGCGCCTGCCGAATGGAAATACGGTCATCACGAGCTATGGGAACAGCGGTCCGGGAGTGAAACTCATCGAGGTGGATCGCGATAAGAAGATCGTTTGGACACATGAGAATGAGAAGAAGCATGGGATACATCATTTTCAGATATTGGATACGGATGGGAGGAGTTTGGAGGGGGAGGCGATGAGATAGTGGTCATTTTGGGGCTTTTTGGACCTTTTGGCAAAGAAAGGCTTCCATTGGCAGCGGAGCCTTACTATTTTTGCGGCTCGTACCACTAAGGTTTTAGGCAATCACGTCATTTCAACGATATGAGCACAGCAGCAGTCATCGCGAATAATTTTCCCAAGCTTCACAACGCCATGTGGCCCGGCCTCGTCGGCAAGGGCAGTCCCGGCGCGGAACCGTTCATCGATCTGGATACGATGCTGGACTTTACGGCCAAGGCCGATGTGGGCGGTATCAAGTTCGATGGCGTGGACCTCTTCCTCTACAACCCGCATACGGACATCGACATCGACGACAGTGGCATCAAGAAGCTCGCAGACAAAATCAAGTCCAAGGGCCTCGTGGTCGGTTCCGTGGTGGCGCCGGTTTGGTTCGATGCCTCTGCTGGTGGTGATGAGAAAGCGCGTGCGAATTTCGTGACGCACGTGAAGAAGGCTGTACGCATCGCCAGCAAGCTTCGCGACCTCGGTGTGCGTCCTTACGGCGTGGTGCGTATCGACAGCGCCACGGGCGTGACGGCTTGGGATAAAGATCCGAAAGGCACGACGAAGCTCATCGCGCAGACGTTCCGTGAAGCGGGCAAGATCGCGAAGGGCGAAGGCGAACGCCTCGCCGCCGAAGGCGAAATCTGTTGGGGCGGTATGCATTCGTGGAAGCACATGGTGAATTTGCTGGAGATGGTGGATATGCCGAAGGTGGTCGGCTTCCAGGCGGACATGTCCCACACGCATCTCTACACGCTCGGTTACAATGCTGAGGCGCATCGTATCGTGCCGAAGAAGTACAATTACGAGCCTGCTGAATTTCACAAAGCGATGACGAAGTTGACGGATGCGCTCCGTCCGTGGACGATCGATTTC of the Verrucomicrobiia bacterium genome contains:
- a CDS encoding TIM barrel protein → MSTAAVIANNFPKLHNAMWPGLVGKGSPGAEPFIDLDTMLDFTAKADVGGIKFDGVDLFLYNPHTDIDIDDSGIKKLADKIKSKGLVVGSVVAPVWFDASAGGDEKARANFVTHVKKAVRIASKLRDLGVRPYGVVRIDSATGVTAWDKDPKGTTKLIAQTFREAGKIAKGEGERLAAEGEICWGGMHSWKHMVNLLEMVDMPKVVGFQADMSHTHLYTLGYNAEAHRIVPKKYNYEPAEFHKAMTKLTDALRPWTIDFHVAQNDGSVFGSGDHEKTGRHCLATDPKGKLNITRDSGYWLRDKAGKVTKKMKHICWDGCMFPNEVLNKQQTWNDILAAMIEVRNNHGWKA